One candidate division WOR-3 bacterium genomic window, GGAGATTTGCAGACATATTTAACGTAGCCTTTAGAATTCCAAATTTTCTGAGGGATATGCTGGCGGAAAACGCAATGCAAACAGCCTTTGTACCAAATTACGTAAGGGCCTTAGAAAAAAACGAAGACCCAGATCACTTCTTAAACTTAATATTCACCATCTTTTTATTCGCATCGCTCCTAATCACTGTTCTTGGTATTATTTTTTCAAAGCAGATCGTGCTCGTTACTGCATACGGCTATACCAGCATACCCGAAAAGTTTTATAAAACCGTTGAAGTCACAAGGATAACCTTTCCTTACCTTATTATCGTTTCTATTTCCGCCCTCTTTCAGGCTGTTTTAAATTCGAAAAACGAATTTTTCCACCCTGCACTTTCCCCTGCCTTATTCGGCCTCGGAATTATTGTAATTACAATCGCTGCAAAATACTTTATCCCAGTAGAAGAATATACGAGAGTGCTTGGATATTCTGTCCTCTTTGGTGGCCTGCTGCAACTTTTATACTTAGCACAAAGGCTCGAGGTGCACCGCATTTACCCGAAACTTACCTTTAATTTCCACCATCCATATTTAAGGGATTTTGGAAAGTTACTCATCCCCGTTTTAATAAGCGTTGGTTTTTCTAAGATTGCACCCTTTATAAACACTCTTATAGCAACTTTTTTAAGAGAAGGCTCAATTTCTTATCTGACCTACGCCTATCGTTTGATGCAGGTACCGGTAGGCCTCTTTGCAGTGGGACTACAAACGGTCTCGATGCCTTCCTTTTCACGGATCGTCGCAAGGAACAAAGAAATTAGAGAAGCTTTATGGAAGTCTTTCTTCTATGCAGTGTTCTTAACCCTTCCCTCCTCTATTTTCATGATGTTTTACTCCGGTGAAATAGTTCAAATACTCTTTCAAAGAGGCGCCTTTACATATCTTGACACTCTCAACACCACCCAGGCCTTGATTTTATACACACCACACGTATTCGCTATCGGTGTATCAAAGATATTTCTAAACTATTACTTCTCTAAGGGAGAAATCAAGATTCCCAATATAAGCGTGGCTCTCGGGACCATAGTAAATATTACGATAGCACTTACACTCTCAAAATACCTTGATTTTCCAGCCCTTGCCCTTGCCGTATCTGCTGGGATGTCAACGCAGGCACTCTTTTTGACTGCAACGGTCTCTAAAGAGAGCCCTATGACGCCGGAATATTTACAGAAAGTAATCAAGGTTATGGTGGCAAGCTTAATTTCCCTTTTACCATGCTATTTCATACACTTGCGTACCCCCTTACAAAGGCTTACCGCAGGCTTTTTCCTTTATACCGCAACCTTTCTCTTAATCGCTTACCTTTGGGACTTCCTACCAGAAATAAAAGGTACTAAAAAATTTGAGGAGCAAAAGTTAAAATAATAGCATTATGGAGTTAACAAGGCTAAGGGGAAAGGAATTAAAAAAGGCACTATTAGCTGGAATCATAAAAGTTCAAGACCTTAAAGATGAATTAAACAAGATCAACATTTTCCCTGTTCCCGACGGTGACACTGGGACTAACCTCGCTGAAACCCTTGCGGGTGGTGTAAACATCCTAATCGAGTCTTCAAGTCTCAAGTTGTGTGAAATAGTAAGAAGATTCGCAGAGGCAATTCTTTTTACCTCTAAAGGCAACTCAGGTACAATTTTGTCTCAGTTTTTTACTGGATTTGCCGAGGCTTTGAAAGGAAAAGAGAGCATTACCACCTCGGAATTTGCTGAAGCATTAAAACACGCAACAGACACAGTCTACGCCTCCTTAGAGAAACCCGTAGAGGGAACTATCATAACGGTGATGAGAGAAGTTGCCGAATACGCTGTGGAAATTTCCGAGAGGGAAAGGGATTTTATCAAATTCTTAAGGCTGCTTCTGAATAAGGCAGAAAAGTCCTTAGCCAGAACCCCTGATTTGCTTCCAAAACTCAAAGAGAAAGGCGTCGTGGACTCCGGAGCCTTTGGTTTTGTTTTAATTTTAAAAGGTATTGTGGAGTACATAGATACAGGCAAAATCGAACTCAGCAAAGTCCCTTCAAAAGAGACCCGAAAAATAATAGAAGAAGAGAACATAGAACATAGATACTGCACAGAAGCAGTTATCAAAAGTGAAGGACTCGACAAGAAAAAACTGGCCCTTATTCTCGGGGCCCTGGGAAGTTCCCTCTTGATTGCAGGTGCTGGGGGACTTTTCAAAATTCACATCCATACTAATTGGCCTCACAAGGTCTTTGAAGCTCTGAAGGGAAAGGGCATCATACTAAAACAAAAGATTGATGATATGATAGAGATGAATCTAAAGGCCAGAAAGAAAAAATTTGGCGTGGTTGTGGATTCAACAGCGGACATACCTCTCGATATCGCCCAGGAGTTCGGGATAAATATAATTCCACTACAACTCATTATGAATGGGAAAACCTATCTGGAAGGGATTGAGATTGACAAAAAACAGGTCCTTGAACTTTTGGTAGAAGGCAAAACCCGACTCTCTACCTCTCAGCCTGACCCAATTTCCATTGAAAGAACAATAAAGGAAGCACTTTCAAAACACGAAAAAATTATGATCGTAACCCTTAGTTCCCAACTATCTGGAACCTTCAACGCAATAAGAATAGTAGCTTCAAAACACCCAAATGTATACCTTTTCGATGGAAAAATGGCATCCCTCGGTACAACCCTCCTCGCGCTCAGGGCGCTGGAAAAATTTGAAGAGGGTTATGACATCGAGAATATTTTGGAATACCTCAGGAAAGTTCAAAAGAAATCGCTTTTCATCCTCACTTTGAAAACCGTGAAATATCTTATGAAATCTGGTAGAATTTCTAACCTCAAAGGCGGAATTGCTGAGCTAATGCAAATAAAACCTATTATCGCAGTAAATTCTGAAGGTAAACTGGAAAACATCGGAACAGCCTTAGGAGAAGAAAAGGCATTTAAAAAGATCGTCAAAATTGCAAAGGAAAGACTTAATCCTTTCCAGACTTATGACTTTGGAATCGCGTACGTTGGGAAAAGTGAATTTGTTGAGCGTTTAGAGGCCTTCGTAAGATCAGAATTTTCAGTCAGAAAACTAATTGTAAATGAGGCTGGACCTTTACTCTCCCTTCATGTAGGTCCCGGTGCTTATGGTCTTGTCGCTCTGCCGGTGTTCTAATCTACTAACGATACAATCCCTTCCTTAAAATATAATCAGAAACCCTTTCCGGGACAAAGAATCTTATACTTTTGCCCTGTTTAACCCTTTCCCTTATTTCCGTTGAAGAAATGTCAATGAGCCTTTCGTCCAAAAAAATGACTTTCTCTGAGAATATGGGCTTGAGCTCCCAGCCAGGTCTTTTCAAAACAATAAAATTCACCATTTCAAGAAGCCTGTCATAATTATACCAGCTTGGCAAAGCTCGATACTGGTCCGCACCGATTATTAAATAGAATTCTGCCTCGTTAAGTTTTTCTTTCAATTTTTCCAGCACATTTACAGTATAGGATGGGACAATATTCTCCACAGCTTCAAAATCTGAAGCCTCAAAATATTCAAAGCCGGACGTAGCGAGCTTAACCATATTAAAGCGATCATCAAAGGAGGCATAGGTTCCTTTGTGGGGCGGCTTGTAATTCACTAAAAAGACAATTTTGTCCAATTTCACATTCTCCCAAACATCTTGAGCAAGAATAATGTGTCCAATATGAATGGGATCAAAGGCACCACCAAAGATACCTATTTTTTGCATGATTTTTCGATTGCCTTTGCTAAGATCTTGATACTCTTTTGAAAACCTTTATCCTTTAAGTTTCCAATATCGTCAAAGAGAACCCTCGCTGAATCACACTCTTTCCTTAATAAATAACTCCTTACTTTTAGGATTTTCGCCGCAGTAATCAGACTGTCATCCTCAGGAAACTCTTCAAAAACAAGATCTATGTAAACATCGGCGGCCCTTGGTTGGCCAATCTTTAAATAAGTATCTGCTATGTATAAATATTTCAGACCCTTACGCCTGTATAGTGTCTTCTCGAGTTCTCTTGCCTTTGCCATCTCTGGAGAATCGGGAAACCTGCTCTTAAACTCTTCAATATACCTCTTGGCCTCGTTGATGGATTCTGTATCCCTTGAGATCGTCTTACTTTTTTCCATATAGCACTCTGCTAACTCCAAGTAAGAAACCGCCACATACTCACTGGTAGGAAAGGTATTGATTAAAAAGATATATTCAGTTATTGCATCATCGTAGTTTTTCGCCTCTTTATAGCTTTTGGCAAGGTAATATTGAGCTGCGTCAACGCTGTCACTGAGCGGATATTTAAAAACAAACTCCTTGAAGAGCTCCGCAGACTGATTGTACTTCTTCTTATCAAAATATTCTTTAGCTCTTCTGAAAAGGTAATCTGAAGTTGCAGGAGGCTGTGCCTTCTTTGCTTGACAGGACATAGAAAATAACAGCGCCAATAAAATTAACTTTTTCATGCTGACTCCTTTCCTTGATTATAAAGGAAAGTGTGCGTCAATTAAACTTTACCTTCATAAATATAAGGCTGGATAAAAGGCCGAAGGAGGCAACCGTACCCCAGATCAAAATGGGAGTCTTAAGGAACATATCAATTAAAACTCCACCGATAAAGGGTGCTACCGCCCATGAGAGACCTTCAATAAACCCGAGAAAACCTATATATAGACCCCTCTTGTCTTCTGGCGCCATTGCCGAAGTTATAGTGGTCAAAAGGGGCATAGCCAGCATTTCACCGAGGGTCAAAAGGACGACTCCAACCGCAAAGTTTACAAAATTCCTTGAAAAGGTAAAATAAAAATACCCCACAGAATATAGAAGCGAGCCAAGGATCAAGCCCTTTTTGTACCCAACGTAATCAACAATTTTGATAATGAGCATCTGGAAGAAGACCACCATAAAACCATTGATACTGTAAAGATAACCGATCTGAACGTTATCCAGACCCTTAGACTTGGCATATACAGAGAGGGTAGAGATAAGCTGGCCCATGAGAAGAGAAAGAATGAAAGTTCCGGCGATAAATACAATGAAATTTTTGTGTTTGAAAACTTCACCAAAGGAAACTTCCTTTTTAACATCAACATTGACACTTTCTCCCTTAGAGGAGACAAGGTACACAATCAAGAAAACACAAATTATTTGGAGCAAAAAAGAGGCAAAGAAAGTTAGAGCGTATGAATAGCGAGAAATAAATCCACCAATGGATGGACCAATGGCAAACCCCAAGTTACCTCCCACTCTTATCACGCTGTAGGCAAAAGGCCTATCTGGCTCATCGATATTTTTCGCCACAAAGACATCGGAGGCAGACATAAAAAAGCTGGCTCCACCAGAGTTGAGTAGAAAGAAAAAGAAAAACAAAAGTGGATTCGCCTTTAGTAGAATCAAAATTGAAAAACCTAAAAAGCCTGTTGCCCTGAAAAGCAAACCAAGTTTCATCACGGTATCAGTGGGCAGGGTATCAGACAGTTTACCAGCGTAAAATCTTAGAAAGGATCCCAGTATAGACGCAAAACCGATAATAGAACCAACGAGGCTCATGGGCACGCCCCGTACGTTGTAAAGATAAATGCTTAAAAAGGGAATACTGATCGCATAGCTTGCAGATTGCAATCCACGAATCACCGCAAGGCTATAGAGTTTAAACGCAGTCTGCTTCTCCACATGATTATTGTAAGGCAGATTGTTCGTATTATGAACTAATCGAGGGATGACTATTTACTTTTCGGTCTTATGCAATTATAATATACTTGTTCTTACTCAAGAGGGGGTGTATTGGATTCGACAGGGCCGGTTTGAATCATAGAGCGCATGCCGGGGTGTGGCCACCTCGTTAATAAGGCCACAAAAAACAACTGCCAACTACAGCTACGCATACGCTGCTTAATTAAAGCAGCCGTCCCTTTTCGGGGTGCTCCTGCCCGAAAAGAGGGCGTGATACACAGGAGCTGGACTCGGGCCCACGCCTTCAGGGTTCGGGTCGAGAACCAAGAAGGCTATCCCTCAAAGCACCTGCCTGTCGGTGCGAGAGGGAGAAATTCAAAGACAGGCTAAGCATGTAGGGCTCTATGGTTCAAGGCCCCTGGACGCGGGTTCAATTCCCGCCACCTCCACCAGTCTTATTTCCGGACCAATTAAAAAATCCTAAATTTTTAAAAACATCACATTGAACTGTAAAAATTTATAGCTCTACAACTTTTTTAGACCAAACTGGTTTCGATGATTCAAAAGAATTTTGAAAAGCGAGCCCCCGTTAGACTTCAAAAGTTTAAAATCAATAAACTCAAGAAAACTCCCACCGAAGAGAAAACTTAGGAATTTTAAAAAACTTGTCTTAGATTAATAAATTGGGGCCGCCCCGTTTCACGGGGCGGCCCCAGTTCCAATTAATCAAAGCCTCCGACAAGCCAACTCTTTACTCTTCCCTCTTCGCCTTGATTTTCTCAAAATAGGCATAAATCACCGGTACAACGAAAAACGTCATAATTGTTGAAGCGGTGAGTCCGCCAATCATGGCCACGGCCAAGGGTTGCCTTAAAGCGCCACCTTCCGTATGACCAGACAAAGCCATTGGTATTAATCCAAAAATAGTAGTTAAGTTTGTTATAAGTACAGGCCTTAATCTTACGACTGAACCTTGAATAACCGCTTCCAGCGGATCAACGCCTTTTTCCCTTAGCTCCTTATAGAATGTCAACATGACAATCGCCTGGTTTACCACAACACCTACGAGAATCAAAGCGCCAACCATTGAGGAAACCGAAATTGTAGTGCCTGATATCCACAGAGCCAGAACCACACCGATGAAAGCAAGGGGAATAGTTAGCATAATAATTATCGGATCTTTTAAGGATTCCAGTTGGGCCGCCAAAATCATATAAACGAGAACTATTGCTGCAAGGATAGATATTCCAAGGTTCTTTATCATATCCTGAACCTGCTCAAACTCGCCCTTAATCTGTAAGCTGTAGCCTTCCGGAAGAGAAAGCTTAAACAGCCGATCCCTAATTTCAGTGAACACCTCGCTTTTCTTTCTACCCTGAATATCAGCAAGAACTTTTATGACCCTCGACTGGTTCTCATGATCAATTTGTACTGGCCCATAATCATAGGAAAAATCTGCTATTTCCTTCAAAGGAATTACAGCCCCTGTCGGAGTCAGTATGGGGAA contains:
- the murJ gene encoding murein biosynthesis integral membrane protein MurJ gives rise to the protein MKFKSLLQFAIATFVSRILGFIRDASIAYLVGAGRFADIFNVAFRIPNFLRDMLAENAMQTAFVPNYVRALEKNEDPDHFLNLIFTIFLFASLLITVLGIIFSKQIVLVTAYGYTSIPEKFYKTVEVTRITFPYLIIVSISALFQAVLNSKNEFFHPALSPALFGLGIIVITIAAKYFIPVEEYTRVLGYSVLFGGLLQLLYLAQRLEVHRIYPKLTFNFHHPYLRDFGKLLIPVLISVGFSKIAPFINTLIATFLREGSISYLTYAYRLMQVPVGLFAVGLQTVSMPSFSRIVARNKEIREALWKSFFYAVFLTLPSSIFMMFYSGEIVQILFQRGAFTYLDTLNTTQALILYTPHVFAIGVSKIFLNYYFSKGEIKIPNISVALGTIVNITIALTLSKYLDFPALALAVSAGMSTQALFLTATVSKESPMTPEYLQKVIKVMVASLISLLPCYFIHLRTPLQRLTAGFFLYTATFLLIAYLWDFLPEIKGTKKFEEQKLK
- the bamD gene encoding outer membrane protein assembly factor BamD, with the translated sequence MKKLILLALLFSMSCQAKKAQPPATSDYLFRRAKEYFDKKKYNQSAELFKEFVFKYPLSDSVDAAQYYLAKSYKEAKNYDDAITEYIFLINTFPTSEYVAVSYLELAECYMEKSKTISRDTESINEAKRYIEEFKSRFPDSPEMAKARELEKTLYRRKGLKYLYIADTYLKIGQPRAADVYIDLVFEEFPEDDSLITAAKILKVRSYLLRKECDSARVLFDDIGNLKDKGFQKSIKILAKAIEKSCKK
- the nadD gene encoding nicotinate-nucleotide adenylyltransferase translates to MQKIGIFGGAFDPIHIGHIILAQDVWENVKLDKIVFLVNYKPPHKGTYASFDDRFNMVKLATSGFEYFEASDFEAVENIVPSYTVNVLEKLKEKLNEAEFYLIIGADQYRALPSWYNYDRLLEMVNFIVLKRPGWELKPIFSEKVIFLDERLIDISSTEIRERVKQGKSIRFFVPERVSDYILRKGLYR
- a CDS encoding DegV family protein, whose amino-acid sequence is MELTRLRGKELKKALLAGIIKVQDLKDELNKINIFPVPDGDTGTNLAETLAGGVNILIESSSLKLCEIVRRFAEAILFTSKGNSGTILSQFFTGFAEALKGKESITTSEFAEALKHATDTVYASLEKPVEGTIITVMREVAEYAVEISERERDFIKFLRLLLNKAEKSLARTPDLLPKLKEKGVVDSGAFGFVLILKGIVEYIDTGKIELSKVPSKETRKIIEEENIEHRYCTEAVIKSEGLDKKKLALILGALGSSLLIAGAGGLFKIHIHTNWPHKVFEALKGKGIILKQKIDDMIEMNLKARKKKFGVVVDSTADIPLDIAQEFGINIIPLQLIMNGKTYLEGIEIDKKQVLELLVEGKTRLSTSQPDPISIERTIKEALSKHEKIMIVTLSSQLSGTFNAIRIVASKHPNVYLFDGKMASLGTTLLALRALEKFEEGYDIENILEYLRKVQKKSLFILTLKTVKYLMKSGRISNLKGGIAELMQIKPIIAVNSEGKLENIGTALGEEKAFKKIVKIAKERLNPFQTYDFGIAYVGKSEFVERLEAFVRSEFSVRKLIVNEAGPLLSLHVGPGAYGLVALPVF
- a CDS encoding MFS transporter — translated: MEKQTAFKLYSLAVIRGLQSASYAISIPFLSIYLYNVRGVPMSLVGSIIGFASILGSFLRFYAGKLSDTLPTDTVMKLGLLFRATGFLGFSILILLKANPLLFFFFFLLNSGGASFFMSASDVFVAKNIDEPDRPFAYSVIRVGGNLGFAIGPSIGGFISRYSYALTFFASFLLQIICVFLIVYLVSSKGESVNVDVKKEVSFGEVFKHKNFIVFIAGTFILSLLMGQLISTLSVYAKSKGLDNVQIGYLYSINGFMVVFFQMLIIKIVDYVGYKKGLILGSLLYSVGYFYFTFSRNFVNFAVGVVLLTLGEMLAMPLLTTITSAMAPEDKRGLYIGFLGFIEGLSWAVAPFIGGVLIDMFLKTPILIWGTVASFGLLSSLIFMKVKFN